From the genome of Triticum aestivum cultivar Chinese Spring chromosome 1A, IWGSC CS RefSeq v2.1, whole genome shotgun sequence:
TTATATGTTATTTGGGATATTTCAAAGTTTTTCTTTCTCCTGTTTTCTAACTTTTACCTAAACACAGCTAGCTACAACTTCGATGTCAAGGATGCCTACTCGAACAAGAAATGCTTGATTCCTCTCCAGGAGCTACTAAAATCATCTGCTTTTCTAGTTGATGATACTTGTGTCTTCGGTGTGGAAATATTAAAAGTTGATGTCTCTTCTCCTAAAAGGAAGTCCGTTGTGGTTCAGAAGAAGGCTACCACAGTTGAGAACCTCTTTGTCCAGAAGAAGGGATTCATCAAAGGGACATACACTTGGACCATGAACAATTTCCTAGAATTGGACTCTCAGCAATCTGTCCGTTCTCCGACATTTGAAGTTGGTGGGCATAAATGGTATTCACCTGTCACCAGTTGCATCACAATTTATAATAAATACTATGCATGTGTTATCCGACATTATTGCTCATACACATGCTTTAGCTTACCATACCTAGTTATTTAGTGCTTTGTGTCAACAGACATTACCGATGGCCCATGTTCAGGTCTTTGTGCAAGGCAAGGTCTATTGCCAGTTCAGATAATGCAACTGGATAGTTTAGTTTGATCTTTAAGCATGGGACCAAAGAACTCTACTTCTAGTATATTTGCAGTAACATTTTTATTATATTGTACTGTAGACATGTTTTGTTTAGACCTTTTGTGTAATTGTATATATAAGACTCTAATTTTAATGCCTCCAAGTCTTGTTCAAAGTTAATGGGTGTACCTACACCCAAGCTCAGCCGCAACTTTCTGAtttcataactaaccacattcttCAAATACATTTTCCCGGGTACCCAATTGTATTTGAAGTGTCACTTCCCATTCTTGTCAACAGGAACATCGGCATGTATCCGCGTGGTGACAAGCGCTGCCCTGATTGCCTCACCTTGGCTTTGTACCTGGACTCCTCGGATGAGCTCTTTCTTGAGTCCAGAAAGGTGGTTAAAATAACTCTGTCCATCCTGGACCAAAAGAGTGGGAAATACTTCACTAGAACTACAGGTTCAGCTCTCCCTAGCAACTATCAGTGCAGTGTGTGAAATACTGTTTGTAACCCCCTGATAATTAGAGTTGATCTTACCTTTGTGGTGATGGCAGGTCTCTTGGCATGTATACACCCAGATGGTTGGGGATGGTACAACTTCTTGCCACTCAAGGAACTCCACGATATGTCCAGAGGCTATCTTATGGAATCGAAGTGCGTCCTCAAGGCAGATATCACTATCTTTGGATCATCCAATGACGGCTAGATCTTTACCTCGTGGCCTGATGCAGAGTTAATGTGCCTTCATCCTACTACTAGTTAGTTATATATATGAGATGGTGTTGCTGATTTGGTTGATGTTCTTAAACTTACTATGGTATTAAAGATTAACTAGTTCACAAGAAGTCGAGAAATGATTTCTAGGTATATTGCCTCTAATATATCATTTGCAAGTACTTCAATGTGTGTATCGATGATGTTCCTGCGATCATGTTGTCAGTTGATGAGTTTCTTTTGCATGTGGTTTCATGATCCCATCTTCATTGCCTCAGGCATTTTCAAACGTCGGCCAACAAGAGGTTAAGTGTTATTTGTTTATGGACGCGCGCATAGGGAGGGGACGTTCCACAGAAATGTCAAACAGTTGTGCCgtctatttttctcttttgggaAGACACCAGTTATCCTCTTGAAATGTCAAACTGCACGCTGTTGTTGTCCTGTGACTTTCTCTTCACAACATTCAGGTAATGTAGGATGAGCACCCTTGTATGTCAGAGGCTATCATAACTTGGTGACTGTCATGTGGTGTTGTTGGGAAGTAATGTTGTTGAGTGGTTCCCCCTCCCCTGCTCAACAAAGCAGAGTGGATGACCCTGACCCGTGCATGTCCATTGGATTTTCAGTCGACAGCTACATGTAACCGGGCATAGTCGTGGATGACCAACCAGGGAATTTCAGACTCGTCTACGACAGCAGCAGCAACGACAGATTGACCAAATGAGTTTTAAAGTAAAGAAGGCTCGTGACTTTCCAATTCAAACTACGAGTAATAATAGATCAAAGATGATGGAGTAACAACCAGACTGGTCCGAATTCAGTAGCTGTCAGTAAAATTTAAGTATATATACAAGATTATAAAGGTTTTGCAAGCCCACTCCCCTAACACATGTATACTGTGCACATCAGAAACCCTTCGGGCAGTCAGCAGAGTGTACCTTGGTGATTTTACAACTACAGATTGCCTGATAGTTAGCATAAGAAAAAGATACGTAATTATTTGCAAGTAACATTAGAAAACGATGAATAACTGCCTGGCAGGGCGCATTGGCTTAACGGTGATTGTGCCTAGCTTCCGAGTTCAGTAATAACAACACTAATCGATACCTTGCAAAGTTTATCAATATAGATTATCTCAATAAAAAATACATCTGAACAACACAGAGGTTCCAGCATACACTATCAATCATCACGCGGGACTCATGACCTAAAGGTAAGGTAAATTGCCTGACTAAAGACCAGACTTTCACAACAAAACTTCACCCAACGAGTATATACAGTAAAACACTCCCACAGCTACTGCATGCTGCTGAACACCAGCTCGACGACCCGCACCATCttcttccactagtagaaaagagggctttggtccaggccgggtaagcccattagtccggttcagtccagaaccgggaccaatgggtgcatttatcccggttcgtgcggctaaggcattagtcccggctcacctgggccctttagtcccggttcgtgccacgaaccgggactaaagggtgcgatgcccattagtcccggttggtggcaccaaccagtactNNNNNNNNNNNNNNNNNNNNNNNNNNNNNNNNNNNNNNNNNNNNNNNNNNNNNNNNNNNNNNNNNNNNNNNNNNNNNNNNNNNNNNNNNNNNNNNNNNNNNNNNNNNNNNNNNNNNNNNNNNNNNNNNNNNNNNNNNNNNNNNNNNNNNNNNNNNNNNNNNNNNNNNNNNNNNNNNNNNNNNNNNNNNNNNNNNNNNNNNNNNNNNNNNNNNNNNNNNNNNNNNNNNNNNNNNNNNNNNNNNNNNNNNNNNNNNNNNNNNNNNNNNNNNNNNNNNNNNNNNNNNNNNNNNNNNNNNNNNNNNNNNNNNNNNNNNNNNNNNNNNNNNNNNNNNNNNNNNNNNNNNNNNNNNNNNNNNNNNNNNNNNNNNNNNNNNNNNNNNNNNNNNNNNNNNNNNNNNNNNNNNNNNNNNNNNNNNNNNNNNNNNNNNNTCTAGTcccgacctttagtactggttggtgccaccaaccgggactaatgggtgtggaggcattagtaccggttcatggcacgaaccggtactaaaggtcccattttcaaactctcccccttccccctggaccgcctttttagttttagaaaaaaacaaaagaaaatgatggaaatgtcaataaaataaaataaaataagtttcctatgtgatatgtggtctagttgttgggaaaatttacaaatatgaatttcgactttatttacaaaatctctctggaatttgtaaaatgggcataacatttgcatacgaactcgtattaaaaagttttttatatgaaaaatcatctactcgattCCAAATCatctacggcctgtttgcaaatttgtaggatcctcaaattccaaaagaaaaaaagttatgctcaaatttcagttttttaaaattttcattaaatctggtcaaactatggtcaaactacttattcaataagtattagtgttactaaataattattcaagaatattagtgttattaaataattatttcagtttttttgaattttggtcaaatctggtcaaactgtggtcaaacaatggtcaaactacttattcaagaaatattagtgttactaaaaaattattgttttttagaacaatagtttcaaactcaaacagtgaattgtgtgacttcatgctcaagctaaactcctgagggttaataggattgacatcttactattgtcaggaaaacaacgagtgcagacttggaaacgagggagaataaaagccggaagttaagcgtgcttaggttggggaagtgggaggatgggtgaccgtccgggtagttagatgatttggaatgatgaggggtgattagagattaaattgagcagtgatgaggggtgattagagattagaggttaaaataattcagaaatttgaaaataaaaaaattcaaaaaaatttaaaaaaaaatcagaaaatttcctttagtaccagttggtgttaccaaccgggactaaaggtggaccggccacgtggagggcctttagtcccggttctggtttgaaccgggactaaagggtcagggcattagtaccgaccctttagtcccggttcaagaatcgggactaaaggcccttacgaatcgggactaaatgcccttacgaaccgggactaaaggccctttttctactagtgttcagaGTCGGAGTTTAGGTGGCCATTCGCTACACATCATGGGCCTCCATCAAGCGACACCTGCACCAAAGAAATCGAGCATTGTTATACACTAGGACAATCTCTAAATGACACGACTTTAGCAAGTGAGGGGAGACAGAGGAAGTAACTTTTTTTTTCAGCGACGATGTTTTTTTAGGGGTGGAGAACAATTTATTCATCACCAAAGTCCACACGAGGTGGGATACAAGAAAGGTCATGGGGATTACCAAACCATACATGGCGTCCCGGACCCTTAGAAAGAGCAAATTTAGCTAGTTTATGTGCCTCATAGTTCGCGGCACGACCCTCGAAACCAAACTTACAGTTAAAAGTAGCATCTTTTAGATTTATCTCGCTGATGATAGCGCCATACCGCCCTCTGGCCCCCTTCGAGATGTCTGAAACAACTTGTTTACAGTCGGAAGCAACAATGAACTGTTGCAAATTGAGATCTTCTGCCAAGGCTAGCGCCTCCCGACATGCAATCGCTTCCAGAGCTGCGGGATCACAAAACCCGTAGATGACTAGTGCGGAACTTCCAAGGTAGAATCCGTGCTCATCTCTGCAAATAGCCACTGCAGATCCTCCGCGCTCAAATCTTACCCCGGCATCAACATGAATTTTTGCATAGCCcatcggggggggggggccttGGGTCGTCTGGACCT
Proteins encoded in this window:
- the LOC123180702 gene encoding uncharacterized protein — its product is MGNSGSTAPAPLGKTHVPDLEWKVHDFSALLETKAASALSTPFHCFGYKWCLQVTPKHKQDDKGNPCVALSLMILQGCLEPGHTVHAKFKLSIFNHSKGMYCGYKASYNFDVKDAYSNKKCLIPLQELLKSSAFLVDDTCVFGVEILKVDVSSPKRKSVVVQKKATTVENLFVQKKGFIKGTYTWTMNNFLELDSQQSVRSPTFEVGGHKWNIGMYPRGDKRCPDCLTLALYLDSSDELFLESRKVVKITLSILDQKSGKYFTRTTGLLACIHPDGWGWYNFLPLKELHDMSRGYLMESKCVLKADITIFGSSNDG